One part of the bacterium genome encodes these proteins:
- a CDS encoding cyclase family protein, with protein MIHDLSVPVTEGTDWYHEAGTIPVSLQQVGSYDAGWVSHQVALMVLNGTTYLETAAHLYPDMPTLDRVPPEKFITRAFVVGVGQGRPAAGSPSPLPAPAAALPGFRPDEDAILLHCGWDNHLHAADYYHSSPYFSPELQTWLLDHRPAILGGDMLSYDHPQDAAMPFLGTFFRGGGMILCPLVGLGVLPPTVTLYCSPLKLAGSSAAPCRALALT; from the coding sequence ATGATCCACGACCTCTCCGTCCCCGTCACCGAGGGCACCGACTGGTACCATGAAGCCGGTACGATCCCGGTGTCGCTGCAGCAGGTCGGCTCGTACGACGCCGGCTGGGTGTCCCACCAGGTGGCGCTGATGGTGCTGAACGGCACGACCTACCTGGAAACCGCCGCGCACCTGTACCCCGACATGCCGACGCTCGATCGGGTGCCGCCAGAGAAGTTCATCACCCGCGCCTTCGTCGTGGGTGTCGGGCAGGGCCGGCCGGCAGCCGGTTCGCCGTCGCCTCTGCCCGCTCCCGCCGCCGCTCTACCCGGCTTCCGCCCTGACGAGGACGCGATCCTGCTGCACTGCGGCTGGGACAACCATCTGCACGCCGCCGACTACTACCACAGCAGTCCCTACTTCTCGCCCGAGCTGCAGACGTGGCTGCTCGATCACCGTCCGGCCATTCTGGGCGGCGACATGCTCTCCTACGACCACCCCCAGGACGCCGCCATGCCCTTCCTGGGCACGTTCTTCCGTGGTGGCGGGATGATCCTGTGCCCGCTGGTCGGGCTGGGCGTTCTGCCGCCGACGGTAACACTGTACTGCTCACCGCTCAAGCTCGCCGGCAGCAGCGCCGCGCCATGCCGCGCGCTGGCGCTGACCTGA
- a CDS encoding thiamine pyrophosphate-dependent dehydrogenase E1 component subunit alpha, with translation MPRQVRRDMIPDHDQLRTMLRLMLTIRRFEETATEQYFAAWKSGQFMGALHTYHGQEAVAVGVCQALQPEDMILSTHRGHGHCIARGADPGRMLAELAGRSTGYSHGYGGSMHIFAPELGLLGGNGIVGGGLPLAIGAAFSAQYRETGAIAVCFFGDGASKQGTFHESFNLAALWDLPIVFVCENNCYAATTPVSDSCPVADIAELAHGYGAPGRTVEGNDVLAVHELAQEAVAHARSGRGPFLLEAKTYRMKPHCMVIRETRDQGELDRWAAKDPIAQFEQRLQDEAWLTVDEIASVRAEVEATLAAAAQFALDSPWPDPATVAQVLWA, from the coding sequence ATGCCAAGACAGGTGAGGCGCGACATGATCCCTGACCACGACCAACTCCGCACCATGCTCCGCCTCATGCTTACCATCCGTCGCTTTGAGGAGACGGCGACCGAGCAGTACTTCGCCGCCTGGAAGAGCGGGCAGTTCATGGGGGCGCTGCACACCTACCACGGTCAGGAGGCTGTGGCCGTCGGCGTGTGTCAGGCCCTACAGCCCGAGGATATGATCCTGAGCACCCATCGGGGCCACGGGCACTGCATCGCTCGGGGCGCTGATCCGGGGCGGATGCTGGCCGAACTCGCCGGTCGCTCGACCGGCTACAGCCACGGCTACGGCGGCTCGATGCACATCTTCGCCCCGGAGCTGGGCCTGCTGGGGGGCAACGGCATCGTCGGCGGCGGCCTGCCGCTGGCCATTGGCGCGGCGTTCTCGGCCCAGTACCGCGAGACAGGCGCCATCGCCGTCTGCTTCTTCGGCGATGGCGCCAGCAAGCAGGGCACCTTCCACGAGTCGTTCAACCTCGCCGCCCTGTGGGACTTGCCCATTGTGTTCGTGTGTGAGAACAACTGCTACGCCGCCACGACGCCCGTGTCGGACTCGTGCCCGGTCGCGGACATCGCCGAGTTGGCCCATGGCTACGGCGCGCCGGGGAGGACCGTGGAGGGTAATGACGTGCTGGCGGTGCACGAGTTGGCGCAGGAGGCTGTCGCGCACGCCCGCTCAGGCCGGGGGCCGTTCCTGCTGGAGGCCAAGACCTACCGCATGAAGCCCCACTGCATGGTCATCCGCGAGACGCGCGACCAGGGCGAGTTGGACAGGTGGGCGGCCAAAGACCCCATTGCGCAGTTCGAGCAGCGCCTGCAAGACGAGGCGTGGCTGACGGTGGACGAGATCGCCTCGGTCCGGGCCGAGGTCGAGGCGACGCTGGCGGCGGCGGCGCAGTTCGCACTGGACAGCCCGTGGCCCGACCCGGCCACCGTGGCGCAGGTGCTGTGGGCGTAG
- a CDS encoding HEPN domain-containing protein: MTEQRARDLLRLAGHDLRAAEVLRREAESLNVVAFLAQQAIEKAIKAVLVCHDVNYPRTHDIAALLGLAQPLQVGADQFDGFAENLQHYGVSIRYDIELFPTVEAVEQALKIARRTLAWAQEIVHAKTGEARHDP, encoded by the coding sequence ATGACTGAGCAACGAGCGCGGGACCTGCTCAGGCTCGCAGGCCACGACCTCAGAGCAGCCGAGGTGCTCAGGCGCGAGGCCGAGTCACTGAATGTGGTTGCCTTCCTCGCTCAGCAGGCGATAGAGAAGGCGATCAAGGCAGTGCTGGTCTGCCATGACGTCAACTACCCCCGCACCCATGACATCGCGGCCCTGCTCGGACTGGCTCAGCCGCTGCAGGTAGGGGCCGACCAGTTCGACGGTTTCGCGGAGAACCTGCAGCACTATGGCGTAAGCATCCGGTATGACATCGAGCTGTTTCCCACCGTAGAAGCGGTCGAGCAAGCACTGAAGATCGCCCGCCGAACCTTGGCCTGGGCTCAGGAGATCGTGCATGCCAAGACAGGTGAGGCGCGACATGATCCCTGA
- a CDS encoding nucleotidyltransferase domain-containing protein produces MSAAAMDEAIDEIVRRIVEAVHPDKIILFGSHARGEAGPDSDVDLLVIGPTDEPPTCRMRPVYRALRGLTTPKDVLWWTEEEVELWRDVPGHVIRHALEEGKVVYAHD; encoded by the coding sequence ATGAGCGCAGCTGCCATGGATGAGGCCATTGACGAGATTGTGCGGCGCATCGTCGAGGCCGTGCATCCGGACAAGATCATCCTGTTCGGCAGCCACGCGCGGGGCGAGGCAGGGCCGGACAGTGACGTGGACCTGTTGGTGATCGGCCCCACCGACGAACCGCCCACTTGCCGTATGAGGCCGGTGTACCGCGCGCTGCGCGGCTTGACGACGCCCAAAGACGTGCTCTGGTGGACTGAGGAGGAGGTCGAACTGTGGCGGGACGTGCCCGGTCACGTCATCCGCCACGCTCTGGAGGAGGGGAAGGTCGTCTATGCACATGACTGA
- a CDS encoding Gfo/Idh/MocA family oxidoreductase, which yields MAKTLKVGVIGVGGIAGSHFPGWKQSPLAEMAAFSDLNPDILKQRAAEHGVEKTYVDPLELIADKDLDIIDICTPNMYHTPLTIAALEAGKHVICEKPLAPKPADIKKMIRARNKAKKLLMTAQHFRFNPTAQALKAEIDTGRLGEVYHARSWMLRRTGAPTRPGFIQKKHSGGGPCIDIGVHILDLTLYMMGFPKPVAVSGITQNKLSQLPGAFSNWGGPIPQADWDVEEFAAAFVRFEGGGTLVLEVSWLLNHKSGPGEDMQMWLYGDKGGSHWPSNELLWTDNGTQQHFNVQLQNEVKGPEAHALECIRFAECVANDLPSPVPAEQSLDVLTILDALYRSSAAGAEVRLD from the coding sequence ATGGCCAAGACCCTCAAAGTCGGCGTAATCGGTGTCGGCGGCATCGCCGGCTCGCACTTCCCGGGCTGGAAGCAGAGCCCGCTGGCGGAGATGGCCGCCTTCAGCGACCTGAACCCCGACATCCTCAAGCAGCGCGCCGCTGAGCACGGCGTGGAGAAGACGTATGTGGACCCGCTGGAACTCATCGCCGACAAGGACCTGGACATCATTGACATCTGCACCCCCAACATGTACCACACGCCGCTGACCATCGCGGCGCTGGAAGCGGGCAAGCACGTCATCTGTGAAAAGCCCCTGGCCCCCAAGCCCGCCGACATCAAGAAGATGATCCGCGCCCGCAACAAGGCCAAGAAGCTGCTGATGACCGCCCAGCACTTCCGCTTCAACCCCACCGCCCAGGCCCTCAAGGCCGAGATTGACACCGGCCGCCTCGGCGAGGTCTACCATGCGCGCAGTTGGATGCTCCGCCGCACCGGCGCGCCCACCCGCCCCGGCTTCATCCAAAAGAAGCACTCCGGCGGCGGCCCGTGCATTGACATCGGCGTCCACATCCTGGACCTGACTCTCTACATGATGGGCTTCCCCAAGCCGGTCGCGGTCAGCGGCATCACCCAGAACAAGCTCAGCCAGCTCCCCGGCGCCTTCAGCAACTGGGGCGGCCCCATCCCGCAGGCCGACTGGGATGTCGAGGAGTTCGCGGCAGCCTTCGTGCGCTTCGAGGGCGGCGGCACGCTGGTGCTCGAGGTGAGCTGGCTGCTGAACCACAAGTCCGGCCCCGGCGAGGACATGCAGATGTGGCTGTACGGCGACAAGGGCGGCTCGCACTGGCCCAGCAACGAGCTGCTGTGGACCGACAACGGGACCCAGCAGCACTTCAACGTGCAGCTTCAGAACGAGGTCAAGGGCCCCGAGGCACACGCGCTGGAGTGCATCCGCTTCGCCGAGTGCGTCGCCAACGATCTGCCGTCGCCCGTCCCGGCCGAGCAGTCCCTGGATGTCCTGACGATCCTGGATGCGCTCTACCGAAGCTCGGCGGCCGGCGCTGAGGTGAGGTTGGACTAG